The Mauremys reevesii isolate NIE-2019 linkage group 1, ASM1616193v1, whole genome shotgun sequence genome has a segment encoding these proteins:
- the CD47 gene encoding leukocyte surface antigen CD47 isoform X9: MRALGAWVLLGAVCAGSAQLQFNVTKPVVKTNRDERVILPCRVTNLALNNIRVMFVKWKLEKKEFFSFDGSTGKSTTNKNFSSAKLNSTQDLKFGDASLSISNTQAVPGNYSCEVTESNREGETVIELLSRRVSWFTPVENGLIILFMVLAILFYWIQFAVTVSKFETTLLKISLIIAGVVITVFAVVGFSLLISDEFKPQNQIGLGLIVLPAVILVPSQYFLLQTVSENLSFAIGVIVLESLGYLIAVIGFGLCVTAGHPKNSAVVIAGLAIMALTALVGLIHAILTGSSKKNQPSTKSVEESLNDAKGVMLE, from the exons gttCTGCCCAGTTGCAGTTCAATGTAACCAAGCCTGTTGTAAAAACCAATCGTGATGAAAGAGTCATCCTACCTTGCAGAGTGACTAATTTAGCACTGAACAATATTAGAGTCATGTTTGTTAAATGGAAACtagaaaaaaaagaatttttcaGTTTTGACGGAAGCACGGGAAAGAGCACCACAAATAAGAATTTTTCATCTGCTAAGTTAAATTCTACACAAGATTTAAAGTTTGGCGATGCCTCATTGTCAATCTCAAATACACAAGCAGTTCCAGGAAACTACAGTTGTGAAGTGACAGAATCGAATAGGGAAGGAGAAACTGTAATTGAACTTCTATCCCGTAGAG TGTCATGGTTTACACCAGTAGAAAATGGTCTCATCATACTCTTCATGGTCTTGGCTATTTTGTTTTATTGGATTCAGTTTGCCGTTACTG TATCAAAATTTGAAACTACACTTCTGAAGATCAGCTTAATTATTGCAGGAGTTGTCATCACAGTTTTTGCTGTTGTTGGTTTTAGTCTTTTGATTTCAG ATGAGTTTAAGCCACAGAATCAAATTGGACTTGGCTTAATTGTACTCCCTGCTGTGATATTAGTGCCGTCTCAATACTTTCTGCTTCAGACAG TTTCTGAGAATCTGTCATTTGCAATTGGTGTGATAGTTCTGGAATCACTTGGTTATTTGATTGCTGTCATCGGATTTGGCCTGTGCGTTACAG CAGGCCATCCAAAAAATAGTGCTGTCGTGATTGCTGGCTTAGCCATTATGGCTCTTACAGCACTTGTTGGCCTAATTCATGCAATTCTTACGG gtTCCAGCAAGAAAAATCAACCTTCAACG
- the CD47 gene encoding leukocyte surface antigen CD47 isoform X8 gives MRALGAWVLLGAVCAGSAQLQFNVTKPVVKTNRDERVILPCRVTNLALNNIRVMFVKWKLEKKEFFSFDGSTGKSTTNKNFSSAKLNSTQDLKFGDASLSISNTQAVPGNYSCEVTESNREGETVIELLSRRVSWFTPVENGLIILFMVLAILFYWIQFAVTVSKFETTLLKISLIIAGVVITVFAVVGFSLLISDEFKPQNQIGLGLIVLPAVILVPSQYFLLQTVSENLSFAIGVIVLESLGYLIAVIGFGLCVTAAGHPKNSAVVIAGLAIMALTALVGLIHAILTGSSKKNQPSTKSVEESLNDAKGVMLE, from the exons gttCTGCCCAGTTGCAGTTCAATGTAACCAAGCCTGTTGTAAAAACCAATCGTGATGAAAGAGTCATCCTACCTTGCAGAGTGACTAATTTAGCACTGAACAATATTAGAGTCATGTTTGTTAAATGGAAACtagaaaaaaaagaatttttcaGTTTTGACGGAAGCACGGGAAAGAGCACCACAAATAAGAATTTTTCATCTGCTAAGTTAAATTCTACACAAGATTTAAAGTTTGGCGATGCCTCATTGTCAATCTCAAATACACAAGCAGTTCCAGGAAACTACAGTTGTGAAGTGACAGAATCGAATAGGGAAGGAGAAACTGTAATTGAACTTCTATCCCGTAGAG TGTCATGGTTTACACCAGTAGAAAATGGTCTCATCATACTCTTCATGGTCTTGGCTATTTTGTTTTATTGGATTCAGTTTGCCGTTACTG TATCAAAATTTGAAACTACACTTCTGAAGATCAGCTTAATTATTGCAGGAGTTGTCATCACAGTTTTTGCTGTTGTTGGTTTTAGTCTTTTGATTTCAG ATGAGTTTAAGCCACAGAATCAAATTGGACTTGGCTTAATTGTACTCCCTGCTGTGATATTAGTGCCGTCTCAATACTTTCTGCTTCAGACAG TTTCTGAGAATCTGTCATTTGCAATTGGTGTGATAGTTCTGGAATCACTTGGTTATTTGATTGCTGTCATCGGATTTGGCCTGTGCGTTACAG CAGCAGGCCATCCAAAAAATAGTGCTGTCGTGATTGCTGGCTTAGCCATTATGGCTCTTACAGCACTTGTTGGCCTAATTCATGCAATTCTTACGG gtTCCAGCAAGAAAAATCAACCTTCAACG